AGACGCTGTAATGAGGTGCAGCAGTCCAACTTTAGGCCTCCTATTGTCCAGATTTCAGCTGAAATAGCCTCCATCGGTTTCTTAGATTTTATCACCTTGTTTGGGAGGCCTGGCCTTGCTGGGCCTCAACAGACTACAGCACTAAACACGTTAATGATCTATACTGAGAATGCGGTGTGAGTGGGTTTCTAACTCTTCGGGGACTCGAGTGGGAAGATGACGCACCCCGTGAACACAGCCGAGTGCCCCTGGGTTGTCCCTGAGCTGGGCCGTTTGACACAATCACTTTTCCTCAGAGGCCAAAGTCTGCGGTTTGATCTTCCTGGCGGCTTCCAGAACAGAATCCACGTTTACTTTGTCTCCAAATTCTTTTTCTCGGTGCTCGAGGAGAATGCCCTAAAAGGAAACAAGAGGGGACACCGTCTTCATCCCGAGTTGCTGGTTCAGGAAACAGGCCAGGGTGGCACCGACCGTTAAGCCTGCGCCCAGGCGGCGGGGAGCAGAGACCCGACTCAGCCCTGGCTCTGCTCGGGAAGGCGGACGCTGCCTTCACGGTATCTGGACGGCACAAGCAGCCCGTCGGGAGCAGGAAGTGAGGAGGGACTAACGTGTAAGGGGGCCAGGAAAGCTTCGCAGGTAACAGAGCGTGGAAGCACACTAGGACACTGGAACCCCACACACTCTAAAGAGGTAAAACAGACGGGATGATGGGTTTGCGATCAGCCTCAAGGAATCCTTGCTAGAGAGTTCTTTGACCATGACATCTAGGAACGcatcttaaattaaaaaagtaaacatcTATACACATGTTCGTGTACCATTACGTATAAAGACTTTAAGAAAAGCCAGCAGCCCCACCACGCTGCGGCAACCACAGGGAGGCACATCAGGAGACTGTATTCACCTGCCTAGTAAAGCGGGGCACAGACGTCAAACATACTGAGGGGACAGACAGGGACACAGGAACGTTCACAACATACTGTTAAATGGGAGAACACCTAGGTTAATAAGACACCATCTTCTAAAAACCAAGTCGAAGGCCTCCGGGCCCAGCTCTGACCTGACAGGCTGTCCACGGTGGCTGAGAGGAGAGGCCGGCTCTGCCCACCTTCTACCGTCccattttcacattttccatgTTGAAAACGCCTTTCTTCTTTAAAGGAATGGTGCTTCAGAgattactattactattactattacgAAGGAAACCCCACCGAGTGGCACCTGGCACAGAGGGACTGCAAAAACTCTGCCCCCAAGAAACATGGAGCCTTCCTTGTTCCCTGAAGCCCACCAGCCCGTCACCCGCCcaccaggaaggaggaaggcgGGAGCTCCAGGGGGCACCAACAGAGCCAAACACCACACCTAGCAACACAGAGAGCATGCCAGGCAGGCCTGGGAGCCTGTGAGCACCCGGTGAGTCACCAGGCAAGAGAAGGCTGGTCAGTGGGCCAACCCTgcccagaggctgaggggagcAGGTAGGGGCAGAGCGCCAGCACGGGAAGAGGCtgagggaccccagggccagGGCATCTGGGAGGCCTCTCCGGAGCCACCTCCGAGCGAGTTtccaggcaggggaggggcagggtcgCTGGGAGAGGTCGGATCTGAGTCCTGAGGCTCATTTCCACTGCACCACTTGCTGGCGGCGTATCCTTGGCTGAGTTATTTCCTATCTCTGGGCCCATTTCCTTCCAGGGAGATGGGAATAAAAACACCTAACACCCCAGACTGGCTGTGAGGGAGACGAGATCACGCATACGAGCACCTGGAACAAGGCAGGGGCTCCTGGCAGCCATTATCCTAAGACGTTCTGATAGATCTACCAGCAAGTTGGCAGGGGTTTATGTTAAATCAGACACTAATTCATGCCAGATTCAATACACACAAGCAATAGCAGTtactaagatttaaaaagaagagatcagaagTGAAGCTTAAAGTTGCAGGATTTCTATTCCCACTAGCTTTTATTCCTCCCAGACTGGGAAAAGCATGCAACGATCAACCTTGGCAGTGAGACCTACCCAGCAAGGTGTCAATGTCATCCCAAGGTTGGCAGAGACAGGCCCAGAGGTCAGGCCACCCATCTCCAggtcctcctgccctgccctcgaGCCCACATCCACTTGACCGCATCCCTGCTCTGTGTCCAGCCGGCACCGGCCAGCACTGCCTCCAGCAGGGGCGTCACCACGGCTACCGCCTGCCTGGAGTCTGACAAGGAGCATCAACCACCTGCCCCTGGGCCCACAGAGCCTGAGAGCCCTGTGCTGACTCTGCACCCTCAGCTCCAGCGCCCCACACAGCCGCCCACAGAGGTCTGAGACGCCCCTCGCTTCAGGGAGAGCACACGTaccacctcccccacctctcgccacctcccccacctcttGCCACCTCCCCCGACTGCgcctgtttccatttcttctctcctcttcactcTACTGTCCATGCTCATGACCTAGGACCACGGCAAGGGAGTAAATTCTTGACAGAACAGAAACCGTGCTTTCGTTCGAGCACAGAAAACTTGAGATTAGGAACCTGGGTACGGGCCTAGTGGTGCCACTGATGAGCTGTGCTCCCTGAGGCAGTCCCTCACCCGCCCTCCTCCCAGGTTACTCACCTGCAAAGCTCTCAGACTGTCTCATGACACGATTGTGATGAGTGAGGAGACTCACGTGTGAGGCGTCAAGAGAGCAGATTTGTAAAGGATGATTCCCCTTCCCCATGTTCTCTGGCTTTCtggaaggaaggctgggaaacCCCGATATGGGGTCTCGCACTCACAGACACAGACACCCACAGACACAGAAGTGGACACCAGGGACTCACCTGCCTTCCTGACCCCACCACAAAAACTCCACCGAGGATGAAGCCTTCGCCTTCCAGGTTCCCAGAGATGCCTCTGTCCCAGGCCCGGAAGAAGTTACGCCAGACGCCCAGACGGACGAACCCTAACAACATCATCTTCCGCCTCTGGGGACCGTAGAACTTTTTCTGCAGGAGTAAGACAGACAGGTCCCGATGAGCAGGCTGAAGGCCTGCCTCCCCGAGGAGGAAAGGGCCAGCAGGGCGTTCAACACAAAGACCCAGAGCCGCTGGTTCATGTCCTTCTCCACCCGACACACACGGCTCCACCGAGGGCACCCTCAGCTGCCTGGGGACACAGGGAGCCTGGCCAGGTTCCCAACTCGAGGCCCGAGCTCGGGAACAGACTCCAGTTCGGACTCTAACCGCGTGCTACACATGCCCAGGGTTCTTGCCCATTAGGATGACGACAGCGCCACATGCTGCAGAGGTGACAGGAGAGGGGGAAGACACGTGGCTGCAATGGATCAAGGGATGGGGGCTTGCGGTGGGGGAACCCAATGGGGTTTCAGGCACAGGCATCCCTCAGCATCTGCGGGGCAGTGGTGCCAGGACAGCCGAGAATAACCCAGTCTGTGGATGCTCCAGACTCTTAAAATGGCTGAGTGTCTGCGTATAAGCGACCCACACCCTCCCGTGAATTTTAAATCATCTCTCGATGACTTATAATACTGACACAGTATAAATAGTTGTTAtagtgtattgtttagggaacaatgacaagaaaaaaaagtcggTACAGGTTCAGTGCAGCCACAACCGCAGGCCTCTCCGTCCACAGTGGCTGAATCCGTGGATGCCAAGGGCCGACTGCATTTCCTGGGCTCCCGTTCCCAGTCCCAGTGCACGCAGGGCTCAAGCGATAACTGAGAAAACAGCTCTGCGCAGAGGGCTGGCAAAGCCCCTGCAAGCCCAGGGCGGCCGAAAGCGGGGCCAGCCTCCAGCTCTAGGCCACACGCACGCAGCCTGGGCCACTGACTTCCCACACCTGCATGCGACACCCGCCAGCCCGTGCCCCATAGGCTCACGGCGCTCGCACCTTCTCGTCCAGGAAGATTTCTCCTTTGAAGTAGGGCTGGAAGTCCTCCACCTCCGTACTGAGCTGCTCCTTGACCACGGCATAGAGGGGGACGCCCAGCTCGTCCAGCTTGGGCTTCAGCAGCGACAGGTCCATGGCCTCCTGCAAAGACAGGGCAGTTCAGGCACAGGAGTGCCTAGAGTTCTCAGCCAACACCACCTCTTCCCCATGGGCCCAGGGCGGGGCCGGCACTGAGTGCGGAAGAAAGAGGCAGCAGAACGCCAGCAGCGATTAAGGCCTGGGCTGCCCGGTGCAAGGCTGCCCCAGCAGGGCATGAGGACATCAGCCCAGGTTCTAGTCTCCTCCACGGCAGGAAGGAGAGGCTAGATTCCTGTTACAGGCGTCCCAACCACGGCCTGGGGAGCATCCGGTAACTAAGAGATGGCACCCAAACACTGTCTGTCTGCCCTCCTGGCCACAACGCCTCTCCCCCACCtcactcccagcccctcccctgcacgGAGCAAAGCTGCAGGGGGCCCATCTGACAAACCCCACCCAGCCATGAGGACGGCCGCTTCCACACCTTTGCCGACTGGCTCCCCACCGACCGCCAATAACCCCCCCTTTCTCCAGCTCAAACCCTGCCCTCTAGAAAGGGATCTTGTTCTAAGAGCTCTCGCTGGCTAGTCCAGCCCGGAGCAAGGTCCCAATTCTCCAGCGTATCTAATCCTTCCTGCCTGGCGACTTGTCCTGTACTGACTGTGTGTCACCATGAAGACACCACTAAGTGTCTCAAAGTCAGACACTGCGTCTCCCAGCTCTTGGGTccctcagggcctggcacacagcactaGACACCAGGCGGGAAGCCGTGAAGGCGAAGGTGGACAACGGGGAAGATGCAGCTGAGCTGACAAGCAGAGACACTCCTGACTCACACGGCCTGCGTGCTGGACGGATAAACACAACCGCACGCGTCACGCTGCAGCTTTGACGTGAAGAACAAATTCCTTTTTCACATTTGGTGTCATAATCAGATCCTTTAAAATGTACCCGCCTCACCTCCAAAACAGCTACGTTGCTTTATGGCAGCAACTacactgaatttttcatttattttctagaacCACAACAAGAACAGCTAAGGAAGCAGGATACCAAGAGCTTCAGAGAGGCACAAactttgccccagagcagaaaggacCACAGGTCTGATGTGGTCTCAGACCAGCTGTGTGTGACACGAAAGGTTTTCCTCGCTCTTCCTGGGccctttgctctgggtgtgctgctgtGCAAAGCCGTGAAATGGAAACTGAGTCACACACCTCCTCCCACGGTCACTCAAAATAACTCTGACTGCCATCCAACCATCCTTCTAGAAACACAAGTTTCCACAAAATGCTCTGCTAGGATAGAGATCAGAGCACGTGAAAACAGGTCGTAATCTGAGCCATTGCTCTTGGCCACTCTGGGGTTTAACTGGTCTGGAGAAATCAAGTCACCCAGGCTTCCATGTCGGCATTCGGAGGCTTCACAGATTTGCAACCCAAAGGCCCGAGTTTAAACTTCCCCTCTTGGGGGAGGCAGAATAACACCCTCGaaggatgtccacatcctaattccaGGAACCCATGAGTATGTTTTGTCACACGGCAAGGGGGAACTAAGGCAGCAGATAAAATTGAGGCTGCCAGTAAGCTGATCCTAAGGAAGATTATCCTGTGCTATCTGGATGGTCCCCACGTAAAATCACAAGGGTCCTCAAACGtggaagaggaaagcagaagagtCAGGGCCAGAGCGACGAGCTGTGAGAAAGACTCGAGGGGCCACTGCTGGCTTAAAAACGGAGGAAGGGGCTGAGAGCCGAGGAATGCCGAAGGCCGACGCTGGGAAGACACAGAAATTATTCAGCCCAGAGCTGAAGAAGGATCGCAGTCCTCCTGCCACCTCCAGTTCAGCCCCGTGCAGAAGCCTGACCGCCACAGCTGTCCGATGGCAAATCTGCACTGTCTACAGCCGTGGTGGGGCAGTCCCCATGGCAGCAACAGGAAATCAACGCACGTCCCGACGGCAGCGGGACTTTGTCACAgcctctgtacctcagtttcctcctctgtagaacAAGAATGACACCAAGAAGCCGTCTTTtccagggatggggtggggagccaCTGGGCAACGGGCACGAGAGCCCCAGGTGGGAGGAACAGCAGGGCATCACGTGGTCTAAGTGTCCAGCCCATCTGCACAGCCAGGGAGacctgcagggctgaggggaggcACCCCACAGTGGGGAGGACGACCGGAGGAGCAAGGAGGACCCTCGGGCGGGGCCGAGGCCGAGACTGACTGGGGAAGCAACGCTGTCTCAGGAGCGAGAAGAGGGTCATTCCCAGCTCTCCCCCAGGCAAGGCGGTGATCTCAGAACCCAGGGCTTCTGCCACCAACCAACCGTATGACCACAGATAGGTCACCAAACCACTCTTGTCCTAGGTTTACCTATCTGTGAGGTGACAGGCTGGACCCTGCCTTCCTCTGACAGGCTTCCTCCGGTCTGAACAGACGATGACAGGCTCCTCAGAGGGAGACGCGAGGTCAGTGAGCCCCAACTCACACCAGACTCATGCCTACTGCACCCAGGCCCGGGGCATGACCCAAGTCTCCCGGCTCCAGGACCCATGCCGAGGGCGCACAGTGGGGCAACAGGCCGACCACAGGAGATGTGCGGCTGTCGGCCTCCAGCTGGGACTCCAggcacctcctcaagaagaggcGGACAGGCAGGTCCATCCTAACAGGGCGGCCTGGGCTTCCTCCTGTGCTGCGGCTGCCCCACGGGGGAGGCTGACCCTACGTGCCCAGGACCAAGCCAGACGCCTCATCCCACGAGCACAACCCTGTGCCGAGCATCAGGACATGGAATCAGACCTGGTCCCCATCCCTGATTAAATGGGAAGACGGTCCAGAATGCGGATAGAACCACAAGAGGGAGCGGCCTTGGGAGTCCCAGAGGAAAGTCAGGCATGCTGCCCACCCCAGGCTACGGTGAGCTGTTAAACCAACAGAAACAGAGGGGAAGTTAATAGAAATACCTAGAGCAAAGAACAGACACTGGGCCTGTGTTGACCAAGGGCTGAGGTGGGCCCACAGGTGCTTGTCCTGGCTGGAAATGCAGCAGGCCCCACTCGCTAGGACTCCTCCCTCTGCACAGACCCTCAAACGCACTCACCTCCCGACAGAGGAAGCAGCCCGGCCTCCGCACGGCCATGATCACAGCTCCATTCTTTTCCCAGAGCTCCTTGGCTTTGAAAGTCCTCGGTTCTGAGGGGAAGAGAAGCGAATTCAGTAGCATTtcctcccaggccagcccagagaAGCCACTAAGCAGCTCGTAAACGGCAGCAGGCCTAGCCGGGGACCTGGACAGGCATTTCCCATGAGGGAAAAGCAAACAGGAAACCCAGACAGGTGGTATCAATCCTGCAGAGGGAAACAAACAGCGGGAGGTCCCGGcgtctccccaaaggccccacccccATCCAATCTACTTGCAAACTTGGAAAAACCCAAACTGGAACATTTCTGGAAAAGCGGCCAATTCCTTTGCTGCTGGTGTCAATGGGCCTTGTGACAACCCTGCAGGGCAGGTACAAGGCCAACGTCTGAAAGCGATGTTGCACTTTGGCCAAGAAAACACCAACTCTTTAAAGAGCATTCAAAGGAAGAAAGtcaacagaaactttaaaaaaaaatttttttaaatatgttaactGCAATATTATTCACAGCGGAGGGCAGAAGACGCCCAACAAGGAAATGCCGAGGGGCAGTCCAGCACGGGAGCTCAAGCCGGCTCCACCGTCAGACTGAGTCCACATccagctgtgcgaccttgggcatgcaggcctccctgagcctcagtttccccgtgtGTAATGCACATGTCTGGCAGCTGCACCCTGGGCTGCAGCGAGTCTGGAAAGATGGATGCACCAGTGCTCGCCAGTGTCCAGCAACACAGAGCCAGCGAGGGCTCAGGGAGTGTGACTACTTCAGCAATTCTCCGGGGAAGCCACGTCCCTGCGGGATGCGATGtggaaaaaaagggggggaggggcATCTGTAAACAGGTGAGTCTGGGAAACCCTGGGTGAATGCAGCTCAACAGGGCCCTCCCTTGGCAGGGCTTCTGAGTCCCTCACGAGGGTGGCTGACGTCCTAAAGCTGCAGTCATAGACCCTGCCTTTCTCGACGGGCTTCCCCGTGTCCTGAACAGATGATGGCGGGCTCCCTCTGAGGACCCCACTTGGAGACCGCCTGGTCAGTGAGCCCCAACTTGCACCAGACTCATGCCCACTGTACCCAGGCCAGGGGCATGACCCAAGTCTCCTGGCTCCAAACCCCATGCCAAGGGCACACAGTGGGGCAACAGGCTGACCACACGAGATGTGCAGCTGTCGGCCTCCAGCTGGGACTCCAGGCGGCACCCCAAGAAGAGGCGGACAGGTGGTCCGTCCTAACagggtggcctgggcttcctcctgTGCTGCGACTGCCCCACAGGAGTGGCTGACCCTGCGCACCCAGGACCGAGCCAGATGCCTCATGCCACGAGCACAACTGTGTGCTGAGAATCGGGACGCAGAATTGGGTatacagtgtttcccaaacttatcCGACTTGGGAGCTCCTTTATTTGAAGATCCAGGGGCCCAGAATTGCTCAGAACACTCTGGAAGGTTCAGTTAAGCAAATGGCAGTATGACTAAATATTATGGCGCAGTTATTGTTCCAAGCAGAGAGACAACAACAGAAAGTGAAAAATGCTTCTTTTGATTAATATCACGGGCACCAAGGTCACACCCGCATATGGCCATGCACACGCAAGGAAAgaattgtgcaaaaataaaaaccattcaaGGGCAACAGAATTATCAGAGATTTAAAAAGCGTTATTACATTTTTCCTAACATTGTTATATTGTcttttcaattgaaaaaaaaaagggagagctattttaaaaagaaaaacataagtaAGCCTGAGCCCGGCGCTCTGGAAAAGTACCGGGACCAGCGGGGTGGCTGCTCACCCTTCTCCAGGGTCTTCAGGTCTGTGTCCTCCAGGTACTCCAGCGCTGCCTTCTGGGACTTGGGCAGGAACACGTCCGTGTTGGCCAGGAACAGGGCCAGGGCAGCGGCCCCCAGGGCCCCCACACCAATGGACCACATCCCCATGGTGAAGAGACTCGGATCCTGGAGGAAAAACATTTCTGGAGattgagaggaaggaggaagacattACTGCTCCTGAGAGAGCTGGAATCTAACGTCTGGGCTCGGCTAACCAAGAGGCCAGAgcaaggcagggctggggctggatgAGGGCAGGGCGCTCACTGAGAAAAGGCAGCCCTCACAGACACTGCTCCTGCCGCCCCCTCCCGCACCCTCAGAAGGCAGCGGCCCCAGCTCTGGGGTGCTCCTCTGCATGAGCTGCGTCCCCTGGGGGCAGCAACTCCTCAGCCCTCTCACTCGATGCCTGTTTTCCTTCACGGACTCGGTGTCTCAGCCACCAGCTCCCCGGGGACGGGCAGCTTTCTCCTCGTGACCAGAGGATGCTCAGAACACCAGTCCCATTGTTCTGTGACCCCATCCTTCCTCCCCATTAGTCTGTGACTCTCTGGGAAAC
This is a stretch of genomic DNA from Equus caballus isolate H_3958 breed thoroughbred chromosome 1, TB-T2T, whole genome shotgun sequence. It encodes these proteins:
- the PRXL2A gene encoding peroxiredoxin-like 2A isoform X3 produces the protein MLAPTRRHHRDPSLFTMGMWSIGVGALGAAALALFLANTDVFLPKSQKAALEYLEDTDLKTLEKEPRTFKAKELWEKNGAVIMAVRRPGCFLCREEAMDLSLLKPKLDELGVPLYAVVKEQLSTEVEDFQPYFKGEIFLDEKKKFYGPQRRKMMLLGFVRLGVWRNFFRAWDRGISGNLEGEGFILGGVFVVGSGRQGILLEHREKEFGDKVNVDSVLEAARKIKPQTLASEEK
- the PRXL2A gene encoding peroxiredoxin-like 2A isoform X7, producing the protein MDPSLFTMGMWSIGVGALGAAALALFLANTDVFLPKSQKAALEYLEDTDLKTLEKEPRTFKAKELWEKNGAVIMAVRRPGCFLCREEAMDLSLLKPKLDELGVPLYAVVKEQLSTEVEDFQPYFKGEIFLDEKKKFYGPQRRKMMLLGFVRLGVWRNFFRAWDRGISGNLEGEGFILGGVFVVGSGRQGILLEHREKEFGDKVNVDSVLEAARKIKPQTLASEEK
- the PRXL2A gene encoding peroxiredoxin-like 2A isoform X4, which codes for MFFLQDPSLFTMGMWSIGVGALGAAALALFLANTDVFLPKSQKAALEYLEDTDLKTLEKEPRTFKAKELWEKNGAVIMAVRRPGCFLCREEAMDLSLLKPKLDELGVPLYAVVKEQLSTEVEDFQPYFKGEIFLDEKKKFYGPQRRKMMLLGFVRLGVWRNFFRAWDRGISGNLEGEGFILGGVFVVGSGRQGILLEHREKEFGDKVNVDSVLEAARKIKPQTLASEEK
- the PRXL2A gene encoding peroxiredoxin-like 2A isoform X1; protein product: MGSQNNGTGVLSILWSRGESCPSPGSWWLRHRVREGKQASKMFFLQDPSLFTMGMWSIGVGALGAAALALFLANTDVFLPKSQKAALEYLEDTDLKTLEKEPRTFKAKELWEKNGAVIMAVRRPGCFLCREEAMDLSLLKPKLDELGVPLYAVVKEQLSTEVEDFQPYFKGEIFLDEKKKFYGPQRRKMMLLGFVRLGVWRNFFRAWDRGISGNLEGEGFILGGVFVVGSGRQGILLEHREKEFGDKVNVDSVLEAARKIKPQTLASEEK
- the PRXL2A gene encoding peroxiredoxin-like 2A isoform X2 — translated: MRPGPPACETHEMFFLQDPSLFTMGMWSIGVGALGAAALALFLANTDVFLPKSQKAALEYLEDTDLKTLEKEPRTFKAKELWEKNGAVIMAVRRPGCFLCREEAMDLSLLKPKLDELGVPLYAVVKEQLSTEVEDFQPYFKGEIFLDEKKKFYGPQRRKMMLLGFVRLGVWRNFFRAWDRGISGNLEGEGFILGGVFVVGSGRQGILLEHREKEFGDKVNVDSVLEAARKIKPQTLASEEK
- the PRXL2A gene encoding peroxiredoxin-like 2A isoform X5 translates to MGMWSIGVGALGAAALALFLANTDVFLPKSQKAALEYLEDTDLKTLEKEPRTFKAKELWEKNGAVIMAVRRPGCFLCREEAMDLSLLKPKLDELGVPLYAVVKEQLSTEVEDFQPYFKGEIFLDEKKKFYGPQRRKMMLLGFVRLGVWRNFFRAWDRGISGNLEGEGFILGGVFVVGSGRQGILLEHREKEFGDKVNVDSVLEAARKIKPQTLASEEK